The following coding sequences lie in one Gorilla gorilla gorilla isolate KB3781 chromosome 5, NHGRI_mGorGor1-v2.1_pri, whole genome shotgun sequence genomic window:
- the LOC101142134 gene encoding LOW QUALITY PROTEIN: putative HLA class I histocompatibility antigen, alpha chain H (The sequence of the model RefSeq protein was modified relative to this genomic sequence to represent the inferred CDS: inserted 2 bases in 1 codon; deleted 1 base in 1 codon), which yields MDWGGPALGIRHLXAVSLLLTTCDRSFFLDTHEADTVLIPTRCRVSREANRCRRGPGSKVPTHPPGLRFSPDAEDGLMEPRTLLLLLSGALALTQTWARSHSMRYFYTTMSRPGRGEPRFISVGYVDDTQFVRFDSDDASPREEPRAPWMEREGPEYWDRNTQICKAQAQTERENLRIALRYYNQSEGGSHTMQVMYGCDVGPDGRFLRGYEQHAYDGKDYIALNEDLRSWTAADMAAQITKRKWEAARRAEQLRAYLEGEFVEWLRRYLENGKETLQRADPPKTHMTHHPVSDHEATLRCWALGFYPAEITLTWQRDGEDQTQDTELVETRPGGDGTFQKWAAVVVPSGEEQRYTCHVQHEGLPEPLTLRWEPSSQPTVPIVGIVAGLVLLVAVVTGAVVAAVMWRKKSSDRKGGSYSQAASSNSAQGSDVSLTA from the exons ATGGATTGGGGAGGCCCTGCCTTGGGGATTCGCCACCT CGCAGTTTCTCTTCTTCTCACAACCTGCGACAGGTCCTTCTTCCTGGATACTCACGAAGCGGACACAGTTCTCATTCCTACTAGGTGTCGGGTTTCTAGAGAAGCCAATCGGTGCCGCCGCGGTCCCGGTTCTAAAGTCCCCACGCACCCACCGGGACTCAGATTCTCCCCAGACGCCGAGGATGGT CTCATGGAGCCCCGAACCCTCCTCCTGCTGCTCTcaggggccctggccctgacccagacTTGGGCGC GCTCCCACTCCATGAGGtatttctacaccaccatgtccCGGCCCGGCCGCGGGGAGCCCCGCTTCATCTCCGTCGGCTACGTGGACGATACGCAGTTCGTGCGGTTCGACAGCGACGACGCGAGTCCGAGAGAGGAGCCGCGAGCGCCGTGGATGGAGCGGGAGGGGCCGGAGTATTGGGACCGGAACACACAGATCTGCAAGGCCCAAGCACAGACTGAACGAGAGAACCTGCGGATCGCGCTCCGATACTACAACCAGAGCGAGGGCG GTTCTCACACCATGCAGGTGATGTATGGCTGCGACGTGGGGCCCGACGGGCGCTTCCTCCGCGGGTATGAACAGCACGCCTACGACGGCAAGGATTACATCGCTCTGAACGAGGACCTGCGCTCCTGGACCGCGGCGGACATGGCAGCTCAGATCACCAAGCGCAAGTGGGAGGCGGCCCGTCGGGCGGAGCAGTTGAGAGCCTACCTGGAGGGCGAGTTCGTGGAGTGGCTCCGCAGATACCTGGAGAACGGGAAGGAGACACTGCAGCGCGCGG ACCCCCCCAAGACACATATGACTCACCACCCTGTCTCTGACCATGAGGCCACCCTGAGGTGCTGGGCCCTGGGCTTCTACCCTGCGGAGATCACACTGACCTGGCAGCGGGATGGAGAGGACCAGACCCAGGACACGGAGCTCGTGGAGACCAGGCCTGGAGGGGATGGGACCTTCCAGAAGTGGGCGGCTGTGGTGGTGCCTTCTGGAGAGGAGCAGAGATACACCTGCCATGTGCAGCATGAGGGTCTGCCCGAGCCCCTCACCCTGAGATGGG AGCCATCTTCCCAGCCCACCGTCCCCATCGTGGGCATCGTTGCTGGCCTGGTTCTTCTTGTAGCTGTGGTCACTGGAGCTGTGGTCGCTGCTGTAATGTGGAGGAAGAAGAGCTCAG ATAGAAAAGGAGGGAGCTACTCTCAGGCTGCAA GCAGCAACAGTGCCCAGGGCTCTGATGTGTCTCTCACGGCTTGA